In Pseudophryne corroboree isolate aPseCor3 chromosome 2, aPseCor3.hap2, whole genome shotgun sequence, the sequence gtatacaattaagaacgagcactgacgacacagaggtagctacagccgtggactaccgtactgcgtctgctagtatagagatgataatgatataaaatatatatatatcactactgcaggtatatataatataatgacagacctgctggacactgtcagcagactcctaaactactagtatgaagaagatagaaaaaaaaaccccaccacaggtaggtatacaattatggacgagcactgacgacacagaggtagctacagccgtggactaccgtactgcgtctgctagtatagagatgataatgatataaaaaatatatatatatcactactgcaggtatatataatataatgacggacctgctggacactgtcagcagactcctaaactactaatatgaagaagatagaaaaaaaaaaaccaccacaggtaggtatacaattatggacgagcactgacgacacagaggtagccacagccgtggactaccgtactgcgtctgctaatatagagatgataaagatgatagagatgaacaaaaaaaatataacactactgcaggtaaatatttatataatataatgaatgacggacctgctggacactgtcagcagaatgcgtttatagaataaaaaaaaaaaacaccacagacaggagtgtttaactttttcaggcagacaatatactggtggtcactggtcagtcacactggcagcaagtgtgcactgtactcctgctataactgcaccccagtctcccccacaattcagctgtgtgagcagtgagcaatcAGCACAGTCATATATACATATAgatcatattatcatgcagcacactgaggctgagcacagatatggtatgtgactgtgtatcgttttttttcaggcagagaacggattatattaaataataaataaaactggtggtggtcagtcactagtaactatcagcaaaactctgcactctgagtactcctaatgctccccaaaattactaagtaatcaactcaagtgtctctatctattctaacggagaggacgccagccacgtcctctccctatcaatctcaatgcacgtgtgaaaatggcggcgacgcgcggctccttatatagaatccgagtctcgcgatagaatacgagcctcgcaagaatccgacagcggtatgatgacgttcgggcgcgctcgggttagccgagcaaggcgggaagatccgagtctgcctcggacccgtgtaaaaaggctgaagttcgggggggttcggattccgaggaaccgaacccgctcatctctacttacagagagcatgaagatactaaagggacattaataAAATGCTTGAGTACAGTAAACAGGTAAGTGTTgaatctgtttttgaaggattctagagtgagggcctctcgaactgtgcggggaagtgagttccataggatcggagccgcatggctaaaagctcgacccccagatgatttCCAGGAGATTCTatctactgctaaaagtccttcatctacagatcgcagtaattgagcagggcagtaaggaatcagaagctgcttcaggtacctgggGCCCTGGATATGTAAGGCTTTGAAAgttagtaagccaatcttgaaatagaTACTCTCATCTTACAGACAGCCAGAGGAGGGCGTAAGGAATTTGTGTTATGTCACTGGAAtgaggctggttggttaacagtctGCCAGCTGCATTCTGTagtagctgtaagtggtgcaattctattgctgggataCCAAGGTATagagcattgcagtagtctaatcaagatgatacaaatgcatgaatgAATTTTGGCAGATCTTCAAAAGGAATTAATTGCTTGATCCTGGCTatcttcctcagatgaaagaatgaggatttgattgtggctgatacctgacatttaagtgtcaagccaccatccaggacaatgccaagagtcCGCATAAGATCAGTATTTTGTAATTCTGAACACCcaagtgtaataggccctacacactggccgattttctgaaagatatgaacgatctcgttcataaatgaacgagaactcgttcatatctttcagtgtggagactccagcgatgaacgatgcgcgtccccgcgctcgttcatcgctggtctcccgtcggctgtgcatgcaggccaatatggacgatctcgtccatatttgcctgcacttcaatgcagccgcgtgacggggggagtgaagaaacttcactccccccgtcactgcccccccgccgccgggtcgctcgtcggccgtttccgccgtcgggcagctcggcagcgggtcggccagtgagtagttggttggctgtgctgcatttttgtcctTTGGTGTTGAGGTCCTataataaggacctctgttttatcaggagtCAGTCGCAGTTAACTGGcaatcatccactcctggagctcagctagacagccatttagggttgttattgggttctcaatACCCAGTGCAAACAACagatacagttgtgtatcatcagcagagcagtggtagaccagaccaTGAGGTTTGATTATTTCACCATGTGATAGCTTGTATACTGAAaatagcatgggggatagtatagaaccttgtggaacaCCAAATAACAGTGGCACTGGTTACAATGAGCATACTCCAGTTGAAATTCTCTGGGATCTGCCAGTGAGACATTATTTGAACCAGTTAAGGACTCTGCCATCTAGACCACAGAAATTTTTCTGGTGCTCAATCAGAATCCCAtgatccacggtatcaaatgctgtacagagatccagaaggattaagattaaATAGTCACCTCTGTCCGAAGATCATTAAGCACACATACCAGGGCTGTTTCCGTACTAtggtcctaattcagcatggattgcaattgcagatgttcatctgcgacggcaggctaAGTAAGCCTGAGTTTACTTAGGCTGGACGTTGCATGGCGGATTTCAAGGCCAAGTAAGTGCATCTCCCGGTGCAGTCCTTgaccttaccactccctgaaaaccgcCTGTGCCTCCGTACCTCCccctgaatgcctctgcctgtcaatcatggagAGGTATTTGCATCAGTAAAGTGCACTGGGGATCACAATaattatccttactgaattaggcccaatgtcttctcctgaataatgactggaatggatcataaatccaTGATAAaaaactgaggggtctatttactaagccttggatggagataaagtggacggagatactgtaaagtaccagtcaatgagctcctaactgccatgtcatgttggaaaaatgacaggagctggttgactggtactttaactccgtccactttatctctatccaaggcttagtaaatagacccttaaatctAAAATGTTGCACAAAATTATCATAATAAATGAAACATACAACTTTTTAAAGCtctagtacagtaggtcattgcactGTTTTTAGAATTAGATAATGAACATACAAAGCCATATAAGAACAAATTGGTAAATTAACctaattgtgtattaaacaaggcggTTGTGCAATTAcaaccatctctgaatcaggcctgtgTCCTTTCTGTGTACCCAttcaaaaatgtttttatattAATTGATACACAAAATGTATGTTTACTTCATTAAAAGAATTGTATGTAAATGTTTCTCAAGCACCCTGCCCATAAGCAAATATGTAGCTACAGTAGTTTATTGAATATGTATTTGTGAATATAACACAGCATTTTATTTTATTGAATTTATTGCAAACATGCAGATACACAAGAAACAAAAGGAAGAAGTAAATAAATCAGAATAGGAAAACACAATATTAGTCGAGGGATTAGGCATGACTAACCAGTAAGATAACATATACAGGGCTGGTTGAATCCCTGAAGATTGTTTATACTGTGCACAAGACAAGAAAGTATTGAGAAATAGCAGTGCCAAGGCATTCAAAGGAGTCATGAAAATATGAATCATATACAGTAGTTCAGGACATGACAATCAGGGTTGTTATGGCGCAAGTGCATAGTAGGTGATGGAATCCTGGGGATACAGCGGCAAACCCCTAAATCTGCCAGTAGTGAGATCAGCCCAGGTGCAGCAGCCACCGAACCTGTTAGTGGGAACAAAATAGTATGGCATGAGCATTGGGATATATAGCAAGAAGGCTTTTAAGAGAGTGCATATCTAGGTCAAGGCAGCTCAGGTGTAGAAACATGATCCTGTTTATTGTACCTAGATCATATCCATTTATGCTATACTCAGTCATAGGTCAATAAATACCACTGCATCTATttttaaacaaaaacaaatttcatgTTTTGTTATTTTTTGGTAGAGTATTTCACATGTTTATCAAATATTCTTTTAATCAGTGGCTCTCAACTCCAACCTCGGAGTaccccaaacaggtcatgttttgaggaattttgtatgtggaagcaggtgggatacaaACTGACGCAGCAAAATAGATGAAATCACCTGCGCATGAATATATATAtctacaaaacatgacctgttgatggTTCTTGAAGAATGGAGTTGAGAATCACTGCTTTAAATTATTCTTCAATATTTTACCTTTCAGTATTCTATTTTAGACTGTTGCTCTTATAAAGAAATTATTTCCTGAAACATGAGGCGTATATTTTTTGCATTACTGCATATTCAGGTTTCAACTCATACTGAGAATTTTTAATATTGTTCCCCCTTTGTAGATATTGCACTGTCTGCTATGGCCTGATGGACCCCCACCTTCTCCTGAAAGCTATAGGTTTTATCCTTCTTGTGATAATTGGAATCCCAGGAAACATCTTCCTTCTTTTGCAATTTGCTTACATCAAAATCTATGAGAAGAAACTTCTACCAACCTACATAATACTGACAGTGTTGGCCATGGCTAATTTTCTTATTATTCTTTCTCGTATCATCCCACAGTCCTTGAATGCCATAGGTGTAGAGGATTTGCTTAATGACACAGAGTGCAAGTTTGCCATATATACTTATAGAGTTAGTAGGGCCATGTCTATATGTGTCACCAGTTTGCTTAGCTGTCACCAGTGTATTCTCATTTCACCAACATCTAGAGGTTGGACTTATCTAAAACAGAATGTGACACAATACTTGTGggtcattattttatttttctgtatcATGAATTTCTCAATGTACCCATACAGTTTTATGAGCACTTTTGCCAGGAGAAACATTACAACTTCTCCATATGCTCTCCACCTGGTATATTGTGATACCGACTTTCTGACTTACACAGCATATATTGTCAACGGAACAGTATATTTTATTCGGGACTTTATCTTTGTGGGACTTATGTTGCTGGCAAGCAGTTACATGGTATATATATTGCTTCGACATGAGAGAAATATGAAAGGGATTAGGAATTCAGACAGAGGTCAAAAGAGATCAGCTGAGTATAAGGCTTCAAGAGCTGTCATTTTATTGGTTGTcgtttatgtggtgctatttgggcTGGACAACTCCATGTGGATTTACACACTAACTATGTCTAATTTGAGCCCTAACATGAATGATATTCGGATATTTTTAGCCTCTTCATATGCAACTCTAAGTCCCATAGTTATCATAATAACCAACCCTAAGCTTCAGCACTGTTGGAAATACTTTCATAGGAAGAAGCCTTTCCAGAAATATATAGAAAGCAATGGACTTGTGTTCTCCATAAATAAATAGCTCTGGAAATACAGTAAACATAACAATACAATTTAGAAAACTGTACCCTCCCCTTACAACATGATCCAGTGAGTTCACATTTGCATTTTAGATATGTAAGATAAGACTATGGTCATAATGTGTAATGTCTTCATGCTATGACTGAACATTTTGTTCTTTCAGCTCAGCCAACACATGTATCATTAGCATATAGCCAATTCAAGCATCTAATACCCCTATCAGACCGCAATATgtgggtcgcacctgggagccgTACACAGTGCTTCCCGAGAGCCATACATAGTGCCTCAGACCCCTACACACTggcgtcagtctgaaaggggtatcattgaTAGCAAGTTAACACCATTAGAATAGTGATGATACATAGAGTAAATAATGAGCAAGTCTGAAACAAGATAAAAGCCAGTCAAGTGTAGACAATCCTTATAGGGGTTAGCTGTGTAGATCCAGGGAATTAAAGTGATGTGTGAGATTGTGGTCTCATACAGACCATTGCTGAGAAAAGTTCCCACATCCAACATAACCATTTACTTCTGTTCTTTTTTATTTATGAGATTTATGGAGCTGTTTATAGTTAGCatcagaaatacattggggattagcCCCTGGtgtccccagcacaccgagctgtacctgtaccaagacattgcatttcctaattgatttgagcaacttacacttGGTTCTATAGTTAGGATCATTCAAGGTAGATTACACAATTGCAAAACATGAAGGTGGGCAGAGCATTTCTGTTGGGGCATTTGCTGGTTCACACTCAGTCACATCTCAGGCAATATGGAATAGCCTgcgaggtgcaggctttttgggaaTTTCTGCCAGTCTGCCTGAATTTTTAAGGCTGCAATCATTTTCCTTATAAATGTTTATCGCTTTAAAAATACTGTCAGATTTGAAGAAATTACCGAACAGCCTGCATGTCACAGATACTAAACATTGCCCCTCATCTTTAGTGACTAGAACTAGAGAGAATGGGCAGACTGACTAGTAGTAGGGACTAGGTGTCCCTAGTCTTTAGTCCTTACTACCTCAATGGATTTTTTTTTCTCACCAGTGGACTGCATAATTTTATATCCATCAATCTGTGGTTTTTATGactcttggagaaccacaagaaccagcaaGCAGGGCATTGACGGGTTGGTGACCTGTACCTATAGCtcccctgtaaaaaaaatatatatatgaaaatagacagtatacacacactgttaaaagtaaaactttaatacatacactcGCATGTACTCAACTTGTACCTGGCCCTGGTGGTtccccttctccatgtaggcaTCTAGAGGATAAAAATAAATAAGTGTCCTATTCCCTCCAGACATAAGCCGTGATATATGTACATACTATACATACAACGTGGTTCCCATAAGTGGTGAACCCACATGAGTTCTGTCACTTGTATAGCTGCCAACCATTCAGCGGCCACTACCATACTGATTGGCTGGGAGTGACCTGACTGTCAATTAACAGTCAGGAACAGTAATAAAAAGTATAATAATCAACAATATATATAAGATATAACTCTAGCTATACCAATAGATTGCAAGTCATTATGGAATAAGCTAAGTAAAGAGGATGCCAATACATAAAGTGTGCACAGAGCAGACGtagagatataggtggtcattccgagttgttcgctcgctagcagtttttagcagccatgcaaacgctatgccgcctcccactgggagtgtattttagcttagcagaagtgcgaacgaaaggatcgcagagcggctacaaagtttttttttgtgcagttttagagtagctcaaaacctactcagcacttgcgatcactttagactgttcagttcctgttttgacgtcacaaacacgccctgcgttcgcccagccatgcctgtgttttccctggcacgcctgcgtttttttaaacactccctgaaaacagtcagttgacacccagaaacgcccacttcatgtcaatcactctgcggcagccagtgcgactgaaaagcattggtagaccctgtgtgaaactacaacgttcgttttaattgtacgttgcgcgtgcgcattgcaccgcatacgcatgcgcagaagtgcctttttttgcctcatcgctgcgcagcgaacgaatgcagctagcgatcaactcagaatgacccccatagataagaTTAGTTACAATCACATATAGTAACCGATAGAGATGTGCGGTGCGGTTCTCTAGGAATCTGAACCCACACGAATTTTGTTGACCCAAACCGAATCCCAGTTTGTATCTTCCCGCGGATCGTAATTCGGATTTTAAATTCAAATTTTGAATTCAGTTTAGATTGAAATAAATaagatgattttagctgtttttatcaattaaaaaaaataaaaccataacgactccaaaaacaaaaacaaaaaagttatgcagttgtggcaaaaccaaaaccctccAACGAATCAGAACCAAAACAAGCTAAAATGAGCCGCCGCACTTCTCTAGTAACCACTTTCACATATGTTTATACAGTACCGCCAATTCAGGAGGAATAAAAGTAAGAGATCTATAAGCTACCTATGTGAGGTTCTAGACATGTAACATTTATTGAGCCTTGTGGATTCACTTTTTTTAAAGTCACTGCTCTGTAAGTTTTTAGGGGTTGTAAACTATTCAGCAAATTATGAGTGACTAATTTATGAATAAAAAATAACTAAAATTTGCTCATATTGCAGAATCATCTCTACTCATGAATTGAcattagctttttttttttgtaccaataTGCAcatcatactgtatactgtatgtctcataCATGTCTTCTGAAGTTGTAATAGTCCATAAAACAAATTAATTCAAACTGTACATTTTTCGCTATCACAATTTATTGTCTTTGTCTGTTTTGAAGTTTCTATTAGTTTTTTTCCAATGTTTAATCATATTTGACATATCAGGAATACAATGCTGCATCTTTATGAAATCCCTCATAAAAACACCAGCCTACAGTAACGCACTGCCcagtaaattttctgtacagatgtACACTTATAGATATTCATTCTATACATAGGCATGCGCACAGggagtgcctggtgcgcacaggcaccccctaatgtccggcaccccctcacACACAGTGATCGCCGAGCATGTGACTGATAACACACATTGCCTGCTGCTCCCTCCTGTGCCCCCCACCGCAGCGCCCGCCGACCCGTTCAGGATGTGTTATATGTGTAATATTCACTGAACTGGCCAGCACCCAGCGGCCACACTGTGTGCACTGCAACGACAAACCCTTCTCCCGGCTCCTCCTAGCAATGTGACGTGATGTCACGAAGCACGCGCGCCGGTGCTCTCTCTCCCCCGCACGCCCCTCTCTCTTTCCTCGTGTTCCACATCAACGCCACAGTGGAGGAGGAGGGGCATAAGTACTatgagcattgtgtaaggggcaccactgtgtgggcatagtgtaaggggcaccacagtgtgagcattgtgtaaggggcattactgtgtaggcattgtgtaaggagcaccactgtgtgggtattgtgtaaggggcaccactgtgtgggtattgtgtaaggggcaccactatgTGGGAATTGTGTAAGGGGAACCACTGTGtgggtattgtgtaaggggcaccattgtgtgggcattgtgtaaggggcaccattgtgtgggcattgtgtaaggggcaccactgtgtgggcattgtgtaaatggCACCACTGtgtggacattgggcctaattcagacctgatcgtagatgtgctaaatttagcacatctacgatcagtcacacagacatgcgaggggaagccccgcatgtcaggccagatcccccccgcacaagtacaaaagcatcacactggcaggagctactcgtcgcagtgagggtcgcagtggctgcgtgtggcaTCAGCCACCAAGGCCCGCCCCCCAAtgatccgggcatgcctgcgttgcacaGGACCGCGCCCCCCTAGACAGTGGCCAAACactgccggcccaccccctcccacccagcaactgcctctgcctgtcaatcaggcagaggcaatcgcagggctgatacagccgtcggctgtctggcatgcgccggtgcactgcggcgccggtgtatgcgcagttcaggcctgattggtcaggtctgaattaggcccattgtgtaaggggcaccactatgtgggcattgtgtaagggacaccactgtgtgggcattgtgcaaggggcaccactgtgtgggcGTTGTGTAAGTGCcacaactactatgggcattgtgtaaggggcaccactgtgtgtgcaatgtgtaaggggtacaaccactgtggccattgtgtaaggggaacaaccactgtggccattgtgtaaggggcacaactatagacattatgtaaggggcacaaccatagacattatgtaaggggcacaaccactgtgtgggcattgtgtaaggggcacaattacTTTGTGGACATTGTGTAAGGTGCATAACTACTGTAAgcattgtgtaaggagcacaaCTGCAGTGGGCATTGTTTGCGGGGCACTATTGCTatgagcattgtgtaaggggtacttacagaggtggaggctgaaagacacagagtgaagggttggaggctgagaggcacagtgtgAAGGGGGGACTGAGAGGCATATattgaagggggagacagagacacaaagtgaggtggattgGGAAAGATGCATGACAGGGAGATGCAggtggaagatgatggtgtggctgagaaacgcagggaggagatgagggtgtggttgagagatgcaggtggcaggaggtgacacgagtctggttgtacctctgttgcatgatgatgatctcGGTTATATTCTTACACAAACAAGCATCTTCTGGATCATGTAATcttctacatgaatagtgattaccgactgaagacgctgtctgcccagggaggacatttctttgGAGGCtccccgttgtgagaaaccaccatacaggtaaggtgcatatggaatggaaaagaATGCTCCCAGAGTGACGAAAAACAGGTGGAGTGTTATGTTGACATGCCCCCGTTTGCAGTGGCCAGGTGCATTGcggtatgtgatttatattgtattgagtgccaataggcagtgctagacacgcccagtagatgGTGCTAAACATGCTCctctgacagtgcaccccctaataaaatgttttgCGAATGCCTATGATTCTATAACATACTGTATCACAGCCCTTATACCACCACTCTCTCAGTCTGTAACCCagttatagggggttattcaggttggattgcagattttgctaaaaagCAGACTTTGCAATCTtttctttcgcatgctgggggccacccatcgcaggtcaaagccacccagcatgctgaatgTCCAGCCCAGTGGCTGTGACTGAAATTTAATTGCATTTGCAGCAACTGTGAACGACCCCCTGCAGCCTGACTGCGAAGGCAAGCGCACTGCCACCATGTTTTCCTTCGgatcagctgcatgtgatgtcatgcagctttcCAGCCCTGGTCTCATCGAAGCGCTACGCCGCATCATcaccccccaacaccaccacccccGAGgcatcaatcaggcagagacgtttgcAGCTAATGCAATGTGATCACATTGGCCACCCTGCACACGcgcaggatggggcctgtgtgtgcgtACTGGTGGTGGTAGAGGAGAAATTGCGGGCGCATCGTAGTATTTTCTCCACTCCTACATGTATCCTTAAGTACAataggttaaaaaaagtacatccTGTACTCCAAAGGATTGTCAGACTGTTCAGTGTAGAATAGAGTGTTCAGGTGTGTGTGCTGGTCTTGCAGGATCCTGTGACCTCTCCACACATGTGATTATATGAGTGAGAAAAGCACTGCAGGTGTCATGATACGAAGAACCACTTACTAAACTGAGAAttacatacagtaaatgtaattaccgtatatactcgagtataagtcgacccgaatataagccgaggcacctaattctaccacaaaaacccgggaaaacttattgactcgagtataagcctagg encodes:
- the LOC135010068 gene encoding olfactory receptor class A-like protein 1, whose amino-acid sequence is MDPHLLLKAIGFILLVIIGIPGNIFLLLQFAYIKIYEKKLLPTYIILTVLAMANFLIILSRIIPQSLNAIGVEDLLNDTECKFAIYTYRVSRAMSICVTSLLSCHQCILISPTSRGWTYLKQNVTQYLWVIILFFCIMNFSMYPYSFMSTFARRNITTSPYALHLVYCDTDFLTYTAYIVNGTVYFIRDFIFVGLMLLASSYMVYILLRHERNMKGIRNSDRGQKRSAEYKASRAVILLVVVYVVLFGLDNSMWIYTLTMSNLSPNMNDIRIFLASSYATLSPIVIIITNPKLQHCWKYFHRKKPFQKYIESNGLVFSINK